The following proteins are encoded in a genomic region of Oncorhynchus keta strain PuntledgeMale-10-30-2019 chromosome 8, Oket_V2, whole genome shotgun sequence:
- the LOC127931302 gene encoding keratin-associated protein 10-4-like — CVCVCVCVCVCVCVCVCVCVCVCVCVCVCVCVCVCVCVCVCVCVCVCVCVRSCVCVCVCVCVCVCVCVCVCVCVCVCVCVCVCVCVCVCVCVCVCVCIQMYVWNVCVCVCVCVCVCVCVCVCVCVCVCVCVCVCVCVSVCVSLLGVCVCVCVCVCVCVCVCVCVCVCVCVCVCVCVCVCVFRRRSVYCISLSLLALPSCILALRLASSLWCTSHSYAAPYRSAGRRP; from the exons tgtgtgtgtgtgtgtgtgtgtgtgtgtgtgtgtgtgtgtgtgtgtgtgtgtgtgtgtgtgtgtgtgtgtgtgtgtgtgtgtgtgtgtgtgtgtgtgtgtgtgtgtgtgtgtgtgtgtgtgtgtgtgtgtgtgtgtgtgtgtgtgtgtgtacgat cctgtgtgtgtgtgtgtgtgtgtgtgtgtgtgtgtgtgtgtgtgtgtgtgtgtgtgtgtgtgtgtgtgtgtgtgtgtgtgtgtgtgtgtgtgtgtgtgtgtgtgtgtgtgtgtgtgtgtgtgtgtgtgtgtgtgtgt ATTCAAATGTATgtatggaatgtgtgtgtgtgtgtgtgtgtgtgtgtgtgtgtgtgtgtgtgtgtgtgtgtgtgtgtgtgtgtgtgtgtgtgtgtgtgtgtgtgtgtgtgtgtgtgtgtgtctgtgtgtgtct CCttgctcggtgtgtgtgtgtgtgtgtgtgtgtgtgtgtgtgtgtgtgtgtgtgtgtgtgtgtgtgtgtgtgtgtgtgtgtgtgtgtgtgtgtgtgtgtgtgtgtgtgtgtgtgtattcagg AGACGTAGTGtctactgtatctctctgtccttATTGGCCCTGCCATCCTGCATCCTGGCTCTGAGACTGGCCAGTTCTCTCTGGTGCACCTCCCACTCCTATGCAGCTCCCTATAGGTCAGCTGGGCGCAGGCCGTAG